The DNA sequence TTCGTAACAAGCTGGAGGCTCACCTTTCGATGCTCCGTCGCCAAGGACTCATCGAGTCCTGGCATGACCGGCGGATCACAGTGGGCAGTGAACTCGACGCCTCTATCAGCAGGCAGCTTGAGGTGGCTGACGTCATCCTGCTACTCGTGAGTTCTGATTTCCTTGCCTCTGAGTACTGCTACTCCAAGGAGATGATGAGGGCGCTTGAGCGTCACGACTCTAGCGAGGCCCGGGTCATCCCCGTGATTCTACGTCCGTGTGACTGGCACTCGGCGCCATTTGGTAAGTTGTTGGCTGCGCCTCGCGATGGGAAAGCCATTACAATGTGGCCAAACGAAGATGAAGCGTTGACAGATGTCGCGGTGAAGGTCCGTGAGGCCGTCAAGGAACTGGGTGCGCGCCAAGTGCCAGGGGGCGTTCCGCAGGTCCCATCGGCACCGAAGGGGGGAGCAGCCTTTGCGACAGCCTCCCCATTGGCGGCACCGGAGCGGTTACGCTCGAGCAACCTGCGAGTGAAGAAGGAATTCTCAGAACTGGACCAAGACCAGTTCTTGCACGACGCCTTCGAGTATACGGCGAGGTTCTTCGAAGGCTCGCTGGGAGAACTCCAGGAGCGCAACGCTGACATCAAGACGAGGTATCAGCGCATCGATGCGCGTCGATTCGTCGCCCATGTCTATAGAAACGGCGAGAAGTTGACGGAGTGCTCGATCAGCTTGGCCAGCTTAGGACGCAGAGATAGCATTGCCTTCTCGCACGGCGCATCCGCAAGCGTAAATGGCATCAACGAGATGCTCAATGTCGAGCACGATAGCCAGTCGCTCTACCTGAAACCCCTAGGAATGTCTTCCTTTGGGCAGTCGCGCGATGAGAAACTGTCACACCAAGGCGCTGCCGAGTACCTGTGGGCATTGCTCATGGAGAGGCTTCAGCGGTAACGAAGGGTCGGAAAGCAACTGGTCATCGGTGACCGCCTGCCCCGATACCCGCGCGAGCCTGAAGATCTCTTTCCACATGCACGGCAGGCGTTGGGAGGGAGCAAGGACGTGGCGAGCATCCATGCGTCAGCGTCGGGCGCGAGGTTGCCCCCGCGGGGTGCCAGAGATGAAGCACGGGCACCACCTGGCGTCTCCTCCTCTTCCCCGCGGCTGCCCTCTATCCTGACCACCTCCTCGCAAGAAGGAGTGACACATGCTTCCGTGGCGGATTCTCTGGAAGGCCGAAGCGCTATTCCTTGCGTTGATCGTGGGGTGCGCCAGCGTCCCAAGGGTCCCCCGCGTGGAGGACACCGGCCAGAGCAAGGCTGTCGTCCACGTCTCTCGTACTGCTGACCTGCAACCCGTGGAACTGGAGGAAGAGGAGTTCCAGCAGGCCGTGAGGCGCCTTGCGCGCGAGGTGCGAATGACAGGCACGCCGCGCCAGACGGCGGAAAAGGCGTTTCAGCTGGACCCGCAGAGCGGCAATTATCTCTACCTTCAGCGAGATAAGAAGCTGGTGCCAGCAGGGCCCGGCGAGCCTTGGGACGGCACGTTGACGAAAGAGGAGCTTTCGCTGGCGGAACGCTATCGGCTCTGGTGCCAGAGCGCCTACAACTTCTATGGAGACTGTCTCGGGGGCGCGCTGGTGGCAGGCCGCTACCTGGACAGGCAAGGCCGTTACGTCTGGGCGTTGGCGATGAGCAAGAGCCCGGTGCTGGACGAGATGAAGAAGGCGCTGGGCGAGCTGGCGGATTTCCGTGCGCTCATCAGCGCGGCCCTGTGGACGTTGGGTTCCATGCTGTTGATCATGCTCCTCAATCCCGTGGCTCCGGCACTGGTGGCGGTCCTGGGCGTCGGGATGCTCCTGTATGTGGGCTATGACACGCTCCGCAACCTCGTGACGGGCTGGGTTGAGTTGACGGAGGCGGCGAAGGTCGCAACCACCTTCGAGGAGATCCGCGAGGCGGGCGAGCGCTTCGGGAAGGTCATCGGGCGAGAGGCAGCGCGCGCGTTCGCCATGCTGCTGATTGCGGCCATCGGCTCGACGGCGCAGCTGTTCGCGGCGAAGGTGCCAACGCTGCCTGGCTCGGCTCAGGTAGCCATACAGGCCGAGGGGCAAGCAGGAATCTCTCTGCCCACGCTGGGGGCGGTGGAGGAGATCGCGGTCAGTGCCGAGGGCGTCAGCATCACGCTGCCCGCAAACGCGGTGGCCATGGCGATGCGGCCTAGTAGCGGCAAGAGCCCCTGCATCGAGACGCACCACATCGCCACCATCTGCAATGAGAAGGACACCAAGCGCGGTGGCCCGTGGACGCCGAGGTTCCAGGAAATCTTCGCCAAGGCGGGAATGTCGATGGAGGACCCGGCGAACAAGATGCCTCTGCCAGGGCATTACGGACCACACCCAGAGCGGTATCACCAGATCGTCATGGACGCGCTCAGTGAGGCAACGGCGACCTGTCGCAGCGTCGTCGAGTGCCGCGCGGCCCTGACCGACGAACTCCGAAGACTGGCCAAGCAGATCGCCACCCCGGGAACAAAACTGAACCAACTCGTCACCC is a window from the Hyalangium ruber genome containing:
- a CDS encoding AHH domain-containing protein, whose amino-acid sequence is MLPWRILWKAEALFLALIVGCASVPRVPRVEDTGQSKAVVHVSRTADLQPVELEEEEFQQAVRRLAREVRMTGTPRQTAEKAFQLDPQSGNYLYLQRDKKLVPAGPGEPWDGTLTKEELSLAERYRLWCQSAYNFYGDCLGGALVAGRYLDRQGRYVWALAMSKSPVLDEMKKALGELADFRALISAALWTLGSMLLIMLLNPVAPALVAVLGVGMLLYVGYDTLRNLVTGWVELTEAAKVATTFEEIREAGERFGKVIGREAARAFAMLLIAAIGSTAQLFAAKVPTLPGSAQVAIQAEGQAGISLPTLGAVEEIAVSAEGVSITLPANAVAMAMRPSSGKSPCIETHHIATICNEKDTKRGGPWTPRFQEIFAKAGMSMEDPANKMPLPGHYGPHPERYHQIVMDALSEATATCRSVVECRAALTDELRRLAKQIATPGTKLNQLVTR
- a CDS encoding toll/interleukin-1 receptor domain-containing protein, with amino-acid sequence MAKLFFSYSHADEALRNKLEAHLSMLRRQGLIESWHDRRITVGSELDASISRQLEVADVILLLVSSDFLASEYCYSKEMMRALERHDSSEARVIPVILRPCDWHSAPFGKLLAAPRDGKAITMWPNEDEALTDVAVKVREAVKELGARQVPGGVPQVPSAPKGGAAFATASPLAAPERLRSSNLRVKKEFSELDQDQFLHDAFEYTARFFEGSLGELQERNADIKTRYQRIDARRFVAHVYRNGEKLTECSISLASLGRRDSIAFSHGASASVNGINEMLNVEHDSQSLYLKPLGMSSFGQSRDEKLSHQGAAEYLWALLMERLQR